A stretch of DNA from Tigriopus californicus strain San Diego chromosome 8, Tcal_SD_v2.1, whole genome shotgun sequence:
GCTGCTGGTTGGAGTTGTGGAAGGAGGTGGAGGTGTCCTTGTGGAGAGGTTCAAAGGTTGTTGGTTGGATTCCACAACTTCCGCGGCAGCAACTAGTTGAGACATCTTGGATGAAGGTACTACTGTAGAGGCCAGGTCCATGGCCGGGCCACCCTTGGATGTCAGGGCAGCGAGCAGGGAGCTTGTCTGGGTGGGGACCACGGGTACGGGTATGTGGCGTCCATTGCTGCTCATGACAACGGAGGAGGGAGACGGCGACAACCCATCCGTTCTGGCGGGGGCGCACATCAAGAGACCGGATTTCATGGACGCCGTCACCGAGGTACTGCTAGTGGGATTGAGGATCAGGTTGGCCAAAAGCTCGTTTCTTTTGCTTTCCTCCTGGGCCATGGAGGCGCCCTTACTCAGGGTTGAGGCCAGAAGAGAGTGTCTGGGTTGGGGATCAGACAACTGAGTGGCCAAGAGACTCCCTAAGTGAGTTGACCCCATGGGTGATCGACGATCACTCTGGGTGGATGAACTGGGAGTATCATCCGAAGGTGGGAAATGACGTCGGAATTTCTTGTGCGGTTTGTATACTTCGTCCTGGAAGGTGGCAACCGGCACGTTATGATAGGGTTGAGGAGGCTGCTGGAGTGCCCGCTTCAAAAGAGGATGCTGTTCCTCACGTCCTGGCGATCTTGTACTGGAGCCTTGATAGCTGGAACTACCATTGGCCCGAGAAGCGTCCTCGACGGCCTCTTTTCTGGCCTGCTCTTCCTCCAGAGAAGATGAGCGAGGACTAGAGCAAACGCTGGTATTTGTACTGTGGGATGACCCTTGACAAGCACGAGGCGAATCAATTCCAGAGTCACTAGGAGAATCAAGTTTTCGTACTTTGAACTTGGAGATGGTGGCCACCGAGGCTCCGGTGGAAGCAGGATGAACTCCCGAGACGTGATGGCTTTGGTCTCCGTGAGTGGGGTCTTCCAGATTGGTCCTCTTCCTCGTGACGGTCACTGTAGCGGCAGAGCTGGTCTGTGAGGGAATCGTCAAAGCGTTCATGAGGACGCTCCCGTGTACACGGAGGTCATGAACCGTCAGTCGAGACACCTCGGAGGCGCAGATCGACTCACTACTTGACACTGAGCCGATGGGACTTCGCCGCGAGTTATGATCTTCGGTGCTAGTATTTGAATGGGTGTCTGACGACTGAGGACTGGCGTTGCCAGTGGATTCGCGATCCACCCCTTCCCAGCGGGAATTGCGTTCCAGGGTGCTCTGGAGGTAGCTCCGTGTGCATTGCTGAGAGGCGGTAGCTATGTGGGCGTTGTTCACTTTACATTGTTGAAGGAACTTCTCCGTGTGAAGCGTGTTAAGGGTACGGAGATCGTGGATCATGGTCATCAACTCCGAGAAGATGGTAGGCTGATCTGCGTGTTGGGGGGATAAGATCTTGTTCAGCACCATCTTCAGCTTGCTTTGCATCTTTTGGACTAGCTCCGGGTTCCTAAGGCCAGGTCGGTCTGGAAAGGACAGTAACACCAAATAAGCCCAATGCCTTAGTTGGGAGCTTGCCAAGCCGAGGGTGACAGGCCCTCCCAAGGGACTTGCACCTAAGCATTGTCATGAACCTTACCTGCTGTTATGATGACCACTGAGCAATAGAGTCCAATCTCGGCGTCTGAGAGTCGGAAATGATTGAGTCTTTGGGCGATATCGAACACCGAGTCCATGAGAAACTTGGCGTTACCCTGTGGCATTTGGTTGATGGTTTCTTTGCGAATGATATCCCCATTCAAACAGATCAAACCCTGGAAACAGGAACAGACACTCGTGTTGAGGATCACGCATTGACTAGTCACAACTTCTCTCGTACAACTGAAAATTGGAAGTGTCCAATTGACCTAGGGCGTCCCGAAAAGGGAGAATAGAAAGAACGAGGACACCCGTCTACAATCTTGGCGCAAGTGTTCTGCTACGATTACTAATCCTTATACTGCTACTCTGCTCTTCGTCCTTGTTCGCTCACAACTGCCATTACGATCATCGAGAAGTAAGTAAAGTCGAGGACATTCTTCTTTGCTTCAACGCGGAAAGGAGATATATGAGTCAAGGTCAGTACAGTAGGACTGTATGTAGGAGCATAGTAGTAGTAGAGCAGATCGGCCTGAGAAAAAGAAGTCTCGATATTTAGCTCCAAACTCGAGAAGGTCGCGAGGGTAACGACGGGAGGAGATTatctctttctcgctctttcATTTTGTGGAATATGCCGAGAGAATGACATGTCCAAAGAGTGTCCTAGATTCCCTTGAACAGGATCACTAACACAAAAAAGAGGCCACTCGCTACAATGCTGTGCTATCTTGCATGTGATGGCATGCATGTGCATCCAcctcatttgatatttgactGTGGATGAGACAAAAAATCCCACAAGCGTTGTGAGCAGGAAGGATAGTGATCATCACCAAGGTCTTTCCTTGAACTACCCCCACAGCTGTTTTCGTTAACGAGAGCGGTGTTGCCTCGTCGTCTTTCAGATAGATGGTGGCAATGTTGCCTGGTTTCAAGGTAAACCAGAAATGTTGCTTCAACACTCTCGCACAtatccttcttctcctttatCTCGGTCCCCTCCTCGGTGTACTAAGGTCCAACCCGAAATTATTGATACATATTGAGCAACTGATGAAACACTCTTTGGTTGCCGACTCCTCCATATTTGCCCCTCTTTTATTACTTGAGTGCTCAAGGCCAAAATAGAACCTCGACACTTCTCccacgttgttgttgttgttgttgttgttgctgtagAAATAGTAGTCCCCGTAGTAGAGTTGGCCTTGGCCTCAAAACAAACTCATTTCATTGCATGACAATATGAATGCACAAGGCCAAGTGTCTCTCTCTAATGCTAAAGCCCCTAAAAGGCACACACATTAAGGTCATCGTTTTCTTACCTGGTTCTCAAAGAGTCCGGCCAAACGAACGAGTAGGACTTCAAACACACAAGATTTCAACAATGTCACTTGGTCGTCGTGATGGAGACATTTGAATCCTGGGATGAGTTTGGCGAACGTGCACACTTGGCGCACATGCTCCATGAAACGTTCAGAGAACTGTTCCAGCAGGGAGTCCTCGGGTCGGCCTTTCATGGGGCAGGTCTGGAAGCAAAAAAGAGAACATTCAGTTAAAACCAGGccaaagttatttttcttttagtttttcGATGAAAGTCTGGCGAGATGTGAGTAAATCTGAGAAGATCTGAGAAAAGCAATCGAATAATCAATACTCCTTGGCTCTCTCGACCTATTTTCTGATTCCATTTATAATCACCATTATCATCCTCGCCCAAGGTCGGGAAAGCTCCCTCTACTCAATATTTAACCGAACGGAAAGAGACATAGTGAGAGGAGGAAGGATCGAGCAGCCTCAACAGAAGAAAGAATGAACGAAAGATCGAGGCCAAAGGCAGgggaatttggaacaagactcggaaacagagaaagagagagagagagagagagagagagagagagagagagagcgagggTCTTTCAAGGCTGTAGAAAGCTTGAATCCTCTGGGTGGGTGTTCcacttcaaatcaaaagaggaagaaaagtcTAACAACGTAGAGTTCTCCATTGGTGGCAACCTTGAGTTTGAATAATTCAAACAATTTTCTGGAACTAAACCGATAAGACACGGATCGACCGACCTTGAGCATTTCGAAAAAACAAGCTTACTTTGATGTGTTCACACATATCACTGGTACTCATTAGGGGATAATGAATGTGCTGCCTCCGAGATTGAAACGTGAATGCTCGAGAGCTGCAACTCAAGTTTGCTATTAACAATGATGAGGatgaatgtcaaatattgactGAGGAACCGCATTTGCACATGCAatatgatttcttttcatcaaCGGTTGCTTCCTCCTGTCATTGCTCATCGCATTTTTGTAGGTCATGTCACACAAAAAGGGGATTGAGCATGGCTAGGCTTGCCTAAAATTTGGCCTCCCAATCGGATCAAAAAACCGTCACATGGGGAGTGGCCAATCGTTGCTCGTCTTCCCATTGAATGCAAAGAACCAATGTGTCATTGCTTTGAGAGTACCATTACGCTGTTGTGCCTACCCCTCATACTCACTCTACACTGTCCTATGGACGTATTGTATTGTAGCAGATGGCAGTTGGGCTTGGGGAGGAAAACAAGCAAGGtcattctcaactcaactatcctcgttttttttctcccctgAAAAGGCGAGGAACAAAACAAGCACATTTTTCGCTCTTTGGAGAGCTCGCACTGGTGCAATCAACCATTAAGACTCCTTAGGAATCTTGTTCATGGCCACATGGTTGATAAAGAATAGTTGCTGACTTGCCAAggtctttttttgttcatggaCAGTGTGTGTATTTGTTCTATGTACTGTTAAGTACAAGCCAGCCTTGAGTGGTTGTCATTGAAACTTGAATATAATTATATTTGGTAGGGCAATCAGACATGGCCCTCGTCGGAATTAGGTGCACATTTCAAGGAAATCCAATTCGAGTTGTTATGTAACGCGCCTTGACGCGGAAAGGAGTCAGTAACCAAGCCATCCAGCACACGCTATCTCAAATCAGCTGAGCAAGGCACCGAGTCTCTTCCTCGTTTGCAAAATTACTCCCCCCCCCACCCACCTAGCAGTATGGGAAGGAGGTTTGtgtccttctttccttccttccttccttccttccttccttccttccttccttccttccttcctttctttccttcttccttccGTCCTTCCTTATTGAAGATCAGGTGCGTGGAGGCACTTTCCGCCTTCTCAAAAACTACAGATTTACTCCCGTGCAGCTGTGGTGGCCTTGGTATTCATCAACAAGACAAGGACATGATTCTCCTTTGAGATGAAGGCAACACCAACAGCTGGAAGTTGTTGGCTTCCAAGACTGGATATTAGCAACACTCACAGCTATTCGAATGTACGAAGTTCACACATGCGCGTTCAATGCGACTGAGTGTGCTATGTGATGATCTGATGTAGCAGTATTAGTGCTGGTAGTGATAGTCTATGGAGTGCATAAGGCAATCTGAAGGACACGGGGAAGAGGGGTTTTGGTGGCGCCTTGGAGGAGTGACTTCGCCACCTGGGATGGAGGCATTAAGCAAACAACAAAGGTGCCAAAATGACCTTGATGAGCATTGATGCCAAAACAACTCTACCTAGAAGAGTCCGTGTGCGAAAGAGAGAGGCAACAACGCTCGTGTTGGTTGAGGCATTCAAAACAACAGTCCCTCTTCTACTTCGATGTGACAACAATTCCAAAGGACGGAGGAGACGCAAAAAGTGAGCTTTCAGACATCTTTTTGTCCAAGATGAAAAcagccaaagagagagaagaaagacagaaagatcCCGGCAATGAGGCCAAATGCCAAGTAGTTTCCACCCAAGTCGGGAGCACTCACTGGAGCACAAAAAGTGTTTCATCTTGATATATGTATTGTGCACTGTGTACTCGTATACGTATACCATGGCTTGCTTCCCCTGCTAATGTTAATCACCTAGAAAATCCTTTCATCTCACCCAATTTATTTGCTTTTAAGCCCCACCAACCCAGGTTTTCTTCCACCCTAACTTCGTTTAGTGGCACCATTTCTTCCACAGACCCCAGCCCATAGCCCATAGCCCATAGCCCACACCCCTACATCCCCGTTTTAGTATGTATATCCATACAATCTCCCAATCCCAACAAGTACGGGAAGTGTCGTCCTTGGCGAAAAGATTTTTGGCGTCTGGGTTTTGACACCAGAGCCAGACAAAGAGAGACTCACCCTACCCTCATTGAAAGCCAGTACTAAGTAAGCACCCCCAAGGTCAAAATTCACAAATCCACCCCCTCCGCCTTCAGTCCATCACCTGGGGTTTTTAACACCCCACAGATGAATTGGAGGAtgagaagacgaagacgagtATCGCCTTTTACCCACATCATAAAAGGGGTGAATAATATGGCCGGGTGAATGTGTTTGAGTGCGTGTCACAGAAAAATGGGCCATAAATCACCGAGCGTCCCATATATAAGTAAAGGGTGGCTTTGGACTTTAAATCGTCAATTATTTACTTATTCCCTCCATATGTGCCCCACCTTCACGTCAAGTTTCAAGCATGAGAGGAGAGCATGGTTGGATGTCTCTCAATTGCTTTACATGCATGGCTCCCGCCTGACCTTGAAAGCTGTAAAAAAATCCCCCGTTCCCTCCCTCCGCCCTTGCCTAAGCTGATCTCAGTCTCTCCTTTGCTCCTGGGATCGAGCAAAAAGTAGTAGTATCAGTAGTAGCAGCAGTAGAAGTAGTCGTAGTTGTGTAAGTAGTAATGGCATACTCTCCTGGACTAGTCAGGACTGAAAAACAAGGCACAAAAGTCAGTAGTTTGACACAATCAGAATCAGACGTCTAGCCGTTCGATCCGGGGGAAGAATTAGaaggggagggaggaaggaTATCGTACAGCTCCAACCAAGAGGGAGAGCAGCGAAAGAGAATGAGAGATCTACGAGGAGGCCACTGAGGGAAATCGCCGATTTGAGACATGTTTTTGCTCGAAATGTAAGGCCGTAGACAAACAAGAAGTGTGTGGAGAGGAGACCGTCGAGGAGCTCAGAGGAATACAAGAAGTCgaagcaggaggaggaggaggaaactCTCCATTAGTGCCTCGATTACCGGGGGGTTATCGAGAGGGCTTTTTCTGGCCTCTGTCTCTCAGTCAGAGGGTTTCTTGCGCCCTCGTTCAATTTCCACGTTGGAGAGACATCTTTTTGCTTACCAATGTGCTGAATAGCGTATCCCTGACATTCATTGCATGTGGCCTAAATTAGGCTGGAGATTTGCTGGCTGGGCTTGCGTCCCTGTCCATCACATTGgactctttttcttctcctctcctctcctctcctctcaaTGAAATACTAACAAGAAGACCTTCGAAAGCCCCAGTCACGCcgtgtttcaaaaaatctcGGAATCATGGCTAAATGAGGGCTCAGGGTTGGATGACGAGGTCAACAGGGGGTTCAAAAAGAATAGTTGAACTTTGTCAAATCTGTCCTTTGACCTCGTATGCACACTCATGGGATTGAGATCTGGGCAAAAACACGGCAACATGGTCGACATCCAACCAACATATTAAAAACGCGGTTCGCGGAGAGCAATCGAGGATGAAGATGTTCGCTGGAATTCGAAGAATTATTCATGCCTTTGCGGAACACTAATGAAGTTTGAACTCCGTCAACGTTGCTTCGTCTTGATGTCTGTTTACATTAACATAAACCAGGAATGAGCAATGGCCGTCACTTCTTATATAAGAGTCAACAACATCTTTGTACGAGGTAGATAAACGCACgttgttcatttcatgaatCCAAGTACGCGTATTTTCCGCTTATCTTGATTGGGAAGCTCAATCAATTGACCTTCAATTCCGTCGTCCTCGTTCTCGTCGCcgtcgttgttgtcgtcgtcgccgtcgtcgAGAATGTGTGGACGAGCAAGTCCATAAAAATGTTCGCTCGTCATTGCCTTCCCTGCTCGAGTTACACTCGAGGAGCTCTTTGTGTTGGTCTGTTGTACTCTGTGTATGTATGGATTGGCGATGATCATTACCCAGAGCTGAGTGCTGTCTCTGGCCAAGCCGTTTTGTGGCAACACCAATACAACATTGGGAACCCACAGAGATTGTCGAAGGGGGAGGAAGGGAtggattttttcaaggacGACTCGGTTTTTATCAACTCTATCTTGTCTGATACCCTTGTGTGGTGAAGTAGTGGCTACCTATTGAAACACACTCACATTCACAAACAGGCACACATAATACAACAATGCAAATGTAGACTCAAGGTCTTGGTAACGCGATTAAAAGTATTCTCTCGCTCTCTGCTCACTCTTTACCATTTGTCAACACCCACGTGGGACCCATTTTAGGGGTtgcgagagagagaaagagagagagagagagactgtTTTGGTCAACCCAAGACTGGGATGATTTGCATCTTTGTTTTACTTTgtgcttgaaacaaaaagcCCGTTCAAAACAACCCCAACCAAGCACTTCCTTCCTGAATTAGAGTGTCGATATCACCGTGATATCATTCATACAACACC
This window harbors:
- the LOC131885172 gene encoding nuclear hormone receptor E75-like isoform X1 — encoded protein: MSWKENKVRLYTPSDDRILTDKKPDIQDLLLLGQAAVTSLHHPGSSSTSSSSSTSTSTSSSTLTIASLPPSVPHPLPQVSIAPNPVTKAGPLVSPSPVLSSLVSAPPSALVGVRPPALPFHPIPRLSNDSGIDLSSTERDPPLAFIHPKPASDGIVPPNNNERLSMPPPPPPPLPRGSSGSPPTSVSSTSEEDGYVNAIPNRSDIEFDNNDQVLCRVCGDKASGFHYGVHSCEGCKGFFRRSIQQKIQYRPCTKNQQCNILRINRNRCQYCRLKKCISAGMSRDAVRFGRVPKREKAKILAAMQSSRMKTQESKVLGEMNDDGKIIETIVRAHYDTCDYTRNKMEPFIQNAKTQPSYAVCSGMTCPMKGRPEDSLLEQFSERFMEHVRQVCTFAKLIPGFKCLHHDDQVTLLKSCVFEVLLVRLAGLFENQGLICLNGDIIRKETINQMPQGNAKFLMDSVFDIAQRLNHFRLSDAEIGLYCSVVIITADRPGLRNPELVQKMQSKLKMVLNKILSPQHADQPTIFSELMTMIHDLRTLNTLHTEKFLQQCKVNNAHIATASQQCTRSYLQSTLERNSRWEGVDRESTGNASPQSSDTHSNTSTEDHNSRRSPIGSVSSSESICASEVSRLTVHDLRVHGSVLMNALTIPSQTSSAATVTVTRKRTNLEDPTHGDQSHHVSGVHPASTGASVATISKFKVRKLDSPSDSGIDSPRACQGSSHSTNTSVCSSPRSSSLEEEQARKEAVEDASRANGSSSYQGSSTRSPGREEQHPLLKRALQQPPQPYHNVPVATFQDEVYKPHKKFRRHFPPSDDTPSSSTQSDRRSPMGSTHLGSLLATQLSDPQPRHSLLASTLSKGASMAQEESKRNELLANLILNPTSSTSVTASMKSGLLMCAPARTDGLSPSPSSVVMSSNGRHIPVPVVPTQTSSLLAALTSKGGPAMDLASTVVPSSKMSQLVAAAEVVESNQQPLNLSTRTPPPPSTTPTSSGGRVTASSQMGAPAAPHHDIPTEA
- the LOC131885172 gene encoding nuclear hormone receptor E75-like isoform X2, producing MKPAHFYAVIPPTTPSETLSISPTSFIPANEEPLHLVPLPVVECKAEFIEDESESVSNSHISMHHHQHHHREEQQQQLPSEDVPSGRTILEFDNNDQVLCRVCGDKASGFHYGVHSCEGCKGFFRRSIQQKIQYRPCTKNQQCNILRINRNRCQYCRLKKCISAGMSRDAVRFGRVPKREKAKILAAMQSSRMKTQESKVLGEMNDDGKIIETIVRAHYDTCDYTRNKMEPFIQNAKTQPSYAVCSGMTCPMKGRPEDSLLEQFSERFMEHVRQVCTFAKLIPGFKCLHHDDQVTLLKSCVFEVLLVRLAGLFENQGLICLNGDIIRKETINQMPQGNAKFLMDSVFDIAQRLNHFRLSDAEIGLYCSVVIITADRPGLRNPELVQKMQSKLKMVLNKILSPQHADQPTIFSELMTMIHDLRTLNTLHTEKFLQQCKVNNAHIATASQQCTRSYLQSTLERNSRWEGVDRESTGNASPQSSDTHSNTSTEDHNSRRSPIGSVSSSESICASEVSRLTVHDLRVHGSVLMNALTIPSQTSSAATVTVTRKRTNLEDPTHGDQSHHVSGVHPASTGASVATISKFKVRKLDSPSDSGIDSPRACQGSSHSTNTSVCSSPRSSSLEEEQARKEAVEDASRANGSSSYQGSSTRSPGREEQHPLLKRALQQPPQPYHNVPVATFQDEVYKPHKKFRRHFPPSDDTPSSSTQSDRRSPMGSTHLGSLLATQLSDPQPRHSLLASTLSKGASMAQEESKRNELLANLILNPTSSTSVTASMKSGLLMCAPARTDGLSPSPSSVVMSSNGRHIPVPVVPTQTSSLLAALTSKGGPAMDLASTVVPSSKMSQLVAAAEVVESNQQPLNLSTRTPPPPSTTPTSSGGRVTASSQMGAPAAPHHDIPTEA